One genomic region from Evansella sp. LMS18 encodes:
- a CDS encoding sigma-54-dependent Fis family transcriptional regulator, translating into MKLKEYKAEIFDAVMENMYYCFVAVDKDGFITFLNENYCRFINTTKEEAVGKHVTEVIENTRMHIVAKTGKEEIAELQYIRGNYMVANRIPVFSDGKLIGAAGMVVFRDTEEWQKMNSHIKSLLSELEFYRNQAQQQHGAKYTLNDIVGSSVEITELKRNIKKVAGSDVSVLIKGESGTGKELVAHSLHHLSERNSKPFVKVNCAAIPEHLIESELFGYEEGAFTGARRGGKKGKFQLADGGTIFLDEIGDMPLGAQVKILRAIQEREVEAVGAVKPYDIDVRIIAATNQPLEKLVEENKFREDLFYRINVVLLEIPPLKERKEDIRLLAKYILHKVTLRLGKRVVDFETEVTDRLLKYNWPGNIRELENVIESAVHLTNTEKIRLEDLPQHLQNGEDHYEGSSLKEIIERTEKKAIKDALRKSNGNKLEAAKILGLGKTSFYDKLKKYGY; encoded by the coding sequence ATGAAATTAAAGGAATATAAGGCAGAAATCTTCGATGCAGTAATGGAAAATATGTATTACTGTTTTGTGGCAGTGGATAAGGACGGTTTTATTACTTTTCTCAATGAAAATTATTGCCGGTTCATTAACACCACTAAGGAAGAAGCTGTCGGAAAGCATGTAACTGAAGTTATCGAGAATACAAGAATGCATATAGTCGCAAAAACCGGAAAGGAAGAAATCGCGGAGCTTCAGTACATACGGGGCAACTATATGGTTGCTAACAGAATACCTGTTTTTTCAGACGGAAAGCTGATTGGCGCGGCTGGAATGGTTGTTTTTCGGGATACAGAAGAATGGCAGAAGATGAACAGCCATATTAAAAGCCTTCTCAGTGAATTGGAATTTTACAGAAACCAGGCACAACAGCAGCATGGGGCAAAATACACATTAAATGATATAGTCGGCAGCTCCGTTGAAATTACAGAATTAAAAAGGAATATAAAGAAGGTAGCGGGAAGCGATGTATCTGTCCTTATAAAAGGAGAAAGCGGAACAGGAAAAGAACTCGTTGCACACAGCCTTCATCATTTGAGTGAACGGAACAGTAAACCTTTTGTGAAAGTTAACTGTGCGGCAATCCCTGAGCACCTGATTGAATCAGAGCTGTTCGGGTACGAAGAGGGAGCATTCACCGGTGCCAGGAGAGGAGGAAAAAAGGGGAAATTCCAGCTTGCTGATGGAGGCACAATCTTCCTTGATGAAATCGGGGATATGCCTTTAGGAGCCCAGGTAAAGATATTACGAGCTATTCAGGAAAGAGAAGTAGAGGCCGTAGGGGCAGTAAAACCGTATGATATAGATGTAAGAATAATAGCCGCAACAAACCAGCCGCTTGAAAAACTGGTGGAAGAAAATAAGTTCAGGGAAGATTTATTCTACCGTATTAATGTAGTGCTGTTGGAAATCCCTCCACTAAAAGAACGAAAGGAAGACATACGTCTTCTGGCTAAATATATTTTACATAAAGTGACACTCCGTCTTGGAAAAAGGGTAGTAGATTTTGAAACAGAGGTGACAGACAGACTGTTGAAATATAACTGGCCAGGGAATATTAGAGAACTTGAAAATGTTATTGAGTCTGCTGTCCATTTAACAAATACAGAGAAAATAAGGCTTGAAGATCTTCCCCAGCACCTGCAGAACGGAGAAGATCATTACGAAGGAAGCAGTCTAAAAGAAATAATTGAGCGTACGGAGAAGAAGGCTATAAAAGATGCCTTAAGAAAATCAAATGGAAATAAGCTTGAAGCTGCAAAAATACTCGGCCTCGGAAAGACCAGCTTCTACGATAAACTGAAGAAATATGGCTATTAA
- a CDS encoding CoA transferase subunit A: protein MKTIYSSFEQAVKEIHDGATIMVGGFGLVGIPENLIKALVESKVKDLTVISNNCGVDDWGLGLLLKDRQIKKMVGSYVGENKEFERQVLSGELEVELIPQGTLAERIRAGGAGIPAFYTPAGTGTPLAEGVEVREFDGKEYLLQKALKADFSLVRAARADNYGNLIYRKTAQNFNPMIAAAGKVTIAEVENLEDEALHPEQIHTPGIYVQSLIQGEQEKRVERKTVRN, encoded by the coding sequence ATGAAAACGATTTACTCATCTTTTGAACAGGCGGTTAAGGAAATCCATGACGGCGCCACGATCATGGTAGGAGGGTTCGGGTTAGTAGGCATACCTGAAAATCTCATAAAGGCGCTGGTGGAATCAAAAGTAAAAGACTTAACAGTTATATCTAATAACTGCGGAGTGGATGACTGGGGGCTTGGCCTTCTGTTGAAAGACAGGCAGATTAAGAAAATGGTAGGCTCCTATGTTGGAGAAAACAAAGAGTTTGAAAGACAGGTGCTGTCCGGAGAACTGGAGGTGGAACTAATTCCCCAGGGTACTCTAGCCGAAAGAATCCGTGCAGGAGGAGCAGGCATTCCCGCGTTTTATACTCCAGCAGGGACAGGAACCCCGCTGGCAGAAGGTGTGGAAGTGAGGGAGTTTGATGGAAAAGAGTATTTGCTTCAAAAAGCGCTAAAGGCAGATTTCAGTCTTGTCCGTGCTGCGAGAGCAGATAATTACGGAAACTTGATATACAGAAAAACTGCGCAAAACTTCAATCCTATGATCGCTGCTGCTGGAAAAGTAACAATAGCAGAGGTGGAGAACCTGGAAGACGAAGCGCTGCATCCGGAACAAATCCACACACCAGGAATTTACGTTCAGTCACTGATTCAGGGAGAACAGGAAAAACGAGTAGAGCGTAAAACAGTAAGAAACTGA
- a CDS encoding 3-oxoacid CoA-transferase subunit B: MANTTDKAAVREKIARRAEQEIESGFYVNLGIGMPTMVANFIQDNKEVVLQSENGLLGIGKYPSEEELDPDLINAGKETVTAAPGASYFSSAESFAMIRGGHINLAILGGMEVSGKGDLANWMIPGKMIKGMGGAMDIVHGAQKIVIIMDHVNKHGEPKILKECSLPLTGKGVVDRIITDRAVIDVEEEGLVLVETAKGFTKEEIIESTEAELKISPDLKTEAF, encoded by the coding sequence ATGGCAAATACAACAGATAAAGCAGCAGTGAGAGAAAAAATCGCAAGACGGGCTGAACAGGAAATTGAAAGCGGTTTCTATGTCAACTTAGGTATTGGGATGCCAACAATGGTTGCGAATTTTATCCAGGATAACAAGGAGGTTGTCCTTCAGTCTGAGAATGGTCTCCTTGGGATTGGCAAGTATCCATCAGAGGAAGAGCTTGATCCTGATCTGATTAATGCAGGAAAAGAAACAGTGACTGCTGCCCCGGGAGCATCTTATTTCAGCAGTGCGGAATCATTTGCCATGATCCGGGGAGGCCATATAAACCTGGCTATTCTGGGAGGAATGGAAGTTTCCGGGAAGGGTGACCTGGCAAACTGGATGATTCCCGGAAAGATGATTAAAGGAATGGGAGGGGCAATGGACATTGTCCATGGTGCACAGAAGATCGTCATCATTATGGATCATGTCAATAAGCACGGAGAACCGAAAATTTTAAAGGAATGCAGTCTTCCCCTCACTGGAAAAGGTGTAGTTGACCGAATCATTACAGACCGTGCTGTCATCGATGTGGAGGAAGAGGGACTCGTACTCGTAGAGACAGCGAAAGGTTTTACAAAAGAAGAAATAATTGAATCTACAGAAGCAGAACTGAAAATCAGCCCTGATTTAAAAACCGAGGCATTTTAG
- a CDS encoding 3-hydroxybutyrate dehydrogenase, which translates to MVKDKVVLITGAASGIGYEIGLEFVKNGAKTVFTDVNEEKVHEVTEKLADEGYACLGIKCDVTNEEDIKQAVNQTVEKYGRIDVLINNAGLQHVANIEDFPTERFEFLIKVMLVAPFVATKHVFPIMKKQGGGRILNMASINGLIGFAGKSAYNSAKHGVIGFTKVAALEGAEHGVTVNAICPGYVDTPLVRNQLKDLAATRNVSLDKVLEDVIYPLVPQKRLLDVQEIAEYAMFLASDKARGVTGQAAVLDGGYTAQ; encoded by the coding sequence ATGGTAAAAGATAAGGTTGTTCTTATCACTGGAGCGGCGAGTGGTATTGGTTATGAAATTGGCCTGGAGTTTGTAAAAAACGGTGCAAAAACAGTTTTTACAGATGTGAACGAAGAAAAAGTTCACGAAGTAACAGAAAAGCTGGCAGATGAAGGCTATGCATGCTTAGGGATCAAATGCGATGTTACAAACGAAGAGGACATCAAGCAGGCAGTTAATCAGACAGTGGAAAAGTACGGCCGGATTGATGTCTTGATTAATAATGCCGGTCTGCAGCATGTGGCAAATATCGAAGATTTCCCTACCGAGAGGTTTGAGTTTTTAATAAAAGTTATGCTCGTTGCTCCTTTTGTGGCAACAAAACATGTTTTTCCGATAATGAAAAAACAAGGTGGAGGACGAATACTTAATATGGCTTCCATAAATGGTCTTATCGGATTTGCAGGCAAATCTGCATATAACAGTGCTAAGCACGGCGTAATCGGGTTTACGAAGGTTGCAGCGCTGGAAGGGGCAGAGCATGGAGTTACAGTCAATGCTATTTGCCCAGGGTATGTGGATACACCGCTTGTCAGGAACCAGCTGAAAGATCTCGCGGCAACGAGAAATGTATCTCTGGATAAAGTTCTTGAGGACGTCATTTATCCCCTCGTACCGCAAAAACGTCTCCTGGATGTCCAGGAAATTGCGGAATATGCTATGTTTCTTGCCAGTGACAAAGCAAGGGGTGTTACTGGACAGGCGGCTGTGCTTGACGGCGGCTATACAGCGCAATAA
- a CDS encoding GntP family permease codes for MFGILLGLIVLMALAYLGWSIIWVAPIAAGVVALTGGLDLLDAYTDTYMGGFVGFARDWFPVFMLGAIFGKLMEDTGMAKSVAVALTKLIGTKRAILGVIVACAVLTYGGVSLFVVVFAVYPLALSLFREANISRRLMPAAVALGAFTFTMTAIPGTPQIQNLIPIPYFQTSATAAPVMGIVAALVMGVGGYYYLRWREKQLTEKGELFAEPKDQKIAGFEGEAPNFVLSLLPLITVLVTLNILDWHIVVALISGIILILLLNISKFKNFVKAINAGAVGSVTAIINTSAAVGFGTVVREVPGFERLTELLLGIRGNPLISEAVAVNILAGATGSASGGMGIALEALGERYYQLALDTGVSTEAFHRVASLASGGLDALPHNGAVLTLLTITGLSHKESYKDIFVVAVAIPIVATAVAIALAAVGLV; via the coding sequence ATGTTTGGTATATTACTAGGACTTATTGTATTGATGGCATTAGCTTATTTAGGCTGGTCAATTATCTGGGTCGCACCGATTGCGGCAGGAGTTGTGGCCCTTACAGGAGGACTCGACCTCCTTGATGCTTATACAGATACGTATATGGGTGGATTTGTTGGTTTCGCCCGTGACTGGTTTCCAGTGTTCATGCTGGGGGCAATCTTCGGTAAACTGATGGAAGATACGGGGATGGCAAAATCTGTTGCCGTCGCGCTGACAAAATTAATAGGTACAAAACGGGCAATTCTTGGTGTAATTGTTGCCTGTGCGGTTTTAACATACGGTGGGGTGAGTCTGTTTGTCGTTGTTTTCGCAGTATATCCCCTGGCACTTTCATTGTTCAGGGAAGCGAACATCTCAAGGCGGCTTATGCCTGCGGCGGTGGCGCTGGGAGCCTTTACGTTTACGATGACTGCCATACCTGGCACACCGCAAATTCAGAACCTTATCCCGATTCCTTACTTTCAAACTTCCGCAACTGCTGCCCCTGTAATGGGGATTGTTGCAGCACTGGTGATGGGGGTGGGAGGTTACTATTATCTTCGCTGGCGTGAAAAGCAGCTTACTGAAAAAGGAGAATTGTTTGCTGAACCTAAAGATCAGAAAATCGCGGGATTTGAAGGTGAAGCACCGAACTTTGTTTTATCCCTGCTGCCATTGATCACTGTTCTCGTAACTCTGAATATACTGGACTGGCACATAGTTGTTGCTCTTATTTCAGGAATAATCTTAATTTTGCTCCTTAATATCTCAAAATTCAAAAACTTCGTTAAAGCAATTAATGCGGGGGCTGTCGGATCGGTTACCGCTATCATTAACACAAGTGCAGCAGTCGGTTTCGGTACAGTTGTCAGGGAGGTTCCCGGGTTTGAAAGGCTCACTGAACTTCTGTTAGGAATCCGTGGTAACCCGCTGATTTCAGAAGCAGTTGCCGTGAATATACTGGCAGGGGCAACCGGTTCTGCATCCGGGGGGATGGGTATTGCCCTGGAGGCACTAGGTGAGCGGTATTACCAGCTTGCCCTTGATACAGGGGTCAGTACAGAAGCATTCCACAGGGTTGCATCCCTTGCATCCGGCGGTCTGGACGCGCTGCCTCATAACGGGGCTGTCCTGACACTGCTCACAATTACAGGTCTTTCACATAAAGAGAGTTATAAAGATATTTTTGTAGTTGCAGTCGCTATTCCGATTGTAGCTACAGCTGTTGCTATTGCACTGGCCGCTGTTGGACTAGTGTAA
- a CDS encoding ribose-phosphate pyrophosphokinase has protein sequence MSSDISNMRVFTLNSNPALAREIVDHIGINMGKSTIKRFSDGEIQMNIEESIRGCDVYLIQSTSEPGNEYLMELLIMIDAVKRASAKTINVVIPYYGYSRQDRKARSREPITAKLIANLIEAAGADRVISVDIHAPQVQGFFNIPVDKLEVFPLMAKYFNEKNLEEIVVVAPENAGVTRSRQLANRLGASIAFIDKKRSNDPNIIESIDIIGEIKGKSAIIIDDMVDTARTITTGAAALMEKGAKEVYACCTHPVLSGPAPDWVQNSELKELVTTNTIHIPDQKRIEKHTALSVAPLLAEAILRVQHNKSVSTLFD, from the coding sequence ATGAGTTCAGATATTTCAAATATGCGGGTTTTTACTTTGAACTCAAACCCAGCTCTCGCCAGGGAAATAGTAGACCATATAGGAATCAATATGGGTAAAAGCACGATAAAAAGATTCAGTGACGGGGAAATACAGATGAACATCGAGGAAAGTATCAGAGGATGTGATGTGTACTTAATTCAGTCCACTTCTGAGCCCGGCAATGAATATTTAATGGAATTATTGATCATGATTGATGCGGTTAAGCGGGCTTCTGCGAAAACTATTAATGTTGTAATCCCATATTACGGATATTCGAGGCAGGACAGGAAAGCCAGGTCCAGAGAACCTATCACAGCTAAGCTCATCGCGAACTTAATCGAAGCAGCAGGTGCAGACCGGGTCATTTCCGTGGATATCCACGCACCACAAGTGCAGGGGTTCTTCAATATCCCGGTGGACAAGCTTGAAGTATTCCCGTTGATGGCCAAATATTTCAACGAAAAGAATCTGGAAGAGATTGTCGTGGTAGCTCCGGAAAATGCCGGAGTGACACGGTCCAGGCAGCTTGCCAACCGTCTTGGTGCTTCCATTGCGTTTATAGACAAGAAGAGGTCGAACGATCCAAATATTATTGAAAGTATTGATATTATCGGTGAAATTAAAGGAAAGAGTGCGATTATCATCGATGATATGGTGGATACAGCAAGAACCATCACAACGGGTGCTGCGGCTCTGATGGAAAAGGGTGCGAAGGAAGTTTATGCTTGCTGTACTCATCCTGTGCTTTCCGGACCTGCTCCTGACTGGGTGCAGAATTCAGAACTTAAAGAGCTTGTCACAACGAACACTATCCATATTCCCGACCAGAAAAGGATAGAAAAACATACAGCTCTTTCCGTTGCGCCACTACTGGCAGAAGCAATTTTGAGAGTACAGCATAACAAATCTGTAAGCACTTTATTTGATTAG
- a CDS encoding MFS transporter yields MKENQPFSYGKIFVIGSGFFALMLIWTFYNAYMPLILGDFIESRAIRGAIMGLDNLLAVLLIPVIGAWSDKVETRIGNRLPFIVVGMPVAAIFFILIPYGAQVTLWVLLVIDIIFLLAMTIYRAPVIALMPDHTPTERRSTANGVINLMGGVGAIIALFGLSALYGIDRAYPFAIAGLLLFLSFLLLYFTVDRNPPYVGSSKDEMEETMASESFFKGLSHLKKPEFRGHLFILTAIFLYFIGYSGVEAQFTVYAVEYLNMEESAAGFTLGFFSLAFVIFAVPAGLLGSKLGKTPIMLLGLIVLPLIFVCIPFLPVLSSPFPAVNQVLLLQIVLFTGGIAWALINVQAYPLVADLGGKNKIGYFTGLYYLFSMASSIIAPAFLGLLMDIFTHPALFFGAAASFLAGFYFLRKGSILIKKMDKKAASA; encoded by the coding sequence TTGAAAGAGAACCAGCCTTTTTCCTATGGGAAAATTTTTGTGATTGGAAGCGGATTTTTTGCTTTAATGTTAATCTGGACCTTTTATAATGCCTATATGCCACTTATTCTTGGTGACTTTATCGAAAGCCGTGCAATTCGCGGAGCTATTATGGGCCTTGATAACCTCCTGGCGGTGTTGCTAATTCCCGTAATCGGAGCCTGGTCAGACAAAGTCGAAACCCGTATTGGCAACAGGCTTCCGTTTATTGTCGTCGGCATGCCTGTTGCAGCTATATTTTTTATACTTATCCCATACGGAGCCCAGGTAACTCTGTGGGTACTTCTTGTTATTGATATTATATTCCTTCTAGCAATGACAATTTATCGAGCACCGGTGATTGCCCTCATGCCCGATCATACTCCAACGGAAAGGCGGTCGACAGCTAACGGTGTAATAAATTTAATGGGCGGTGTTGGAGCAATCATTGCTCTTTTCGGTCTGTCAGCGCTCTACGGTATCGACAGGGCATATCCTTTTGCCATTGCCGGCCTGCTTCTCTTTTTGTCGTTCCTGCTCCTTTATTTTACTGTGGACAGAAACCCGCCATATGTAGGATCTTCTAAAGATGAAATGGAAGAAACAATGGCATCTGAGTCGTTCTTCAAAGGGTTGAGTCATTTGAAAAAACCTGAATTCAGGGGCCATCTTTTCATTCTCACAGCTATTTTTTTATACTTTATCGGTTATTCCGGAGTAGAAGCACAGTTCACGGTGTATGCCGTAGAATATCTAAATATGGAAGAAAGTGCAGCGGGCTTTACGCTTGGATTTTTCAGCCTGGCCTTTGTAATTTTTGCCGTACCTGCAGGTCTGCTCGGCAGTAAACTTGGCAAAACACCAATCATGCTGCTGGGTCTGATAGTACTTCCACTTATTTTTGTCTGCATACCTTTCCTGCCAGTTTTAAGTTCTCCCTTCCCGGCTGTGAACCAGGTACTCTTACTTCAGATTGTTCTGTTCACCGGGGGAATAGCCTGGGCTTTAATCAATGTTCAGGCGTACCCTCTTGTAGCTGATCTCGGTGGAAAAAATAAAATTGGTTATTTTACAGGTCTTTATTATTTATTCTCCATGGCTTCGTCAATAATAGCGCCGGCATTTCTCGGGCTGCTGATGGATATATTCACCCATCCAGCTCTCTTCTTCGGTGCCGCCGCAAGTTTCCTTGCCGGGTTTTACTTTCTTAGAAAAGGAAGCATCCTTATTAAGAAAATGGATAAAAAGGCAGCTTCCGCATAA
- a CDS encoding glycerophosphodiester phosphodiesterase: MAGKTQIFGHRGSAGTHPENTMVSFQAASDAGADGIELDIQLTKDGIPVIIHDETIDRTTDGTGWVRDFTYEELKEYDAGSNFHKDFKGERIPSLEEFLEWAVDKSLLLNLELKNGIVHYPGLEKIVLQLADKYQLKNRVIISSFNHYSLKEIRKLDQEIETALLFMEGLYEPWNYAKTVEAQGLHCFLPVAVPELLAGAAEARMPVRPFTVNEEKHIDSLIKAGCSAIITDWPEKAVSIRQDLTHSGTD; the protein is encoded by the coding sequence TTGGCTGGTAAAACACAGATTTTTGGACACAGGGGATCTGCTGGTACACATCCCGAAAACACGATGGTATCTTTCCAGGCTGCATCAGATGCGGGAGCAGATGGAATAGAGCTTGATATTCAGCTGACTAAAGACGGCATACCAGTAATTATCCATGACGAAACAATTGACCGCACTACAGACGGAACAGGCTGGGTGAGAGATTTTACATACGAAGAACTGAAAGAATATGATGCTGGTTCGAATTTTCATAAAGATTTTAAGGGCGAAAGGATCCCCTCACTGGAAGAGTTCCTTGAGTGGGCGGTGGATAAAAGCCTTCTGCTAAACCTTGAGCTTAAAAACGGAATCGTCCATTATCCGGGACTGGAAAAAATTGTTCTGCAGCTTGCAGACAAATATCAGCTGAAAAACAGAGTGATTATCTCCTCTTTCAACCATTACAGTTTAAAAGAAATCCGCAAGCTTGACCAGGAAATAGAAACCGCTTTGTTGTTTATGGAAGGTCTCTATGAACCATGGAATTACGCAAAAACAGTGGAAGCCCAGGGTCTTCATTGTTTTCTTCCTGTGGCTGTTCCTGAACTTCTGGCGGGCGCGGCAGAAGCCCGGATGCCTGTCCGGCCGTTTACAGTGAATGAAGAAAAACATATAGACTCACTGATTAAAGCCGGCTGTTCAGCTATTATTACTGACTGGCCTGAAAAAGCTGTAAGCATACGGCAAGACCTCACCCACTCCGGAACCGATTAA
- a CDS encoding pentapeptide repeat-containing protein: MTRKTKIIRPKIPKALNSASLNSMEDNTISMAKIEDTEIYGEEIHKLRASQVIFRNVQFTEVSFRGIELTDVIFEKCDLSNADFTEALIHRTEFLDSKLIGFNAADSTVRNVLFSNCMARYGSFGYSDMKNVMFKGCQLNQAEFYEANFKNLSFLKCGINDVNFTGTSLEEVDLSTCEFERLHVSLDKLTGCTVTAEQAVGFAKALGLKINGENHGEDMA; encoded by the coding sequence ATGACCCGAAAAACTAAAATAATCAGACCGAAAATACCAAAGGCATTAAATTCTGCGTCGTTAAACAGTATGGAAGATAATACGATAAGCATGGCTAAGATTGAGGATACAGAAATTTATGGAGAGGAAATACATAAACTAAGGGCATCCCAGGTCATATTCAGAAATGTTCAATTTACAGAAGTAAGCTTCCGGGGTATTGAATTAACGGATGTTATTTTTGAGAAGTGTGATTTATCTAATGCTGATTTTACAGAAGCACTTATTCACAGAACAGAATTCCTGGACTCTAAGTTAATAGGATTTAATGCAGCAGACAGTACTGTCAGGAATGTATTATTCAGCAATTGTATGGCAAGGTATGGATCATTTGGTTATTCGGATATGAAGAACGTTATGTTTAAAGGCTGTCAGCTCAATCAGGCTGAATTTTATGAAGCGAATTTCAAGAATCTCTCATTTTTAAAGTGTGGTATAAACGACGTGAATTTTACCGGCACTTCCTTGGAAGAAGTTGATTTAAGCACCTGTGAGTTTGAGAGGCTTCATGTGTCGCTTGATAAGTTGACAGGCTGTACTGTAACGGCTGAACAGGCTGTCGGGTTTGCAAAGGCACTCGGTCTTAAAATTAATGGAGAAAACCATGGAGAAGATATGGCATAA
- the tenA gene encoding thiaminase II, with the protein MKFTERLRKKADPVWQASFDHPFVKGIGEGTLPLDNFRYYVMQDAYYLSHFARVQALGGAKANDLETTNRMAVHAQGTYGAEMELHKKFSALLKITDEEQENFKPSPTAYAYTSHLYRAAYNGDLGETIAALLPCYWLYYEIGEKLKGSSPGEPIYQEWIAAYGGDWFKELVEEQITRLDHLAEAASETGRKKMEENFLISSEYEFSFWDMAYRLEKWPNEDRVTIYGVSR; encoded by the coding sequence ATGAAATTTACAGAACGCCTCAGGAAAAAGGCAGACCCTGTTTGGCAGGCAAGTTTTGACCATCCTTTTGTAAAAGGGATTGGCGAAGGAACACTGCCACTGGATAATTTTCGTTACTATGTGATGCAGGATGCGTATTACCTCTCTCACTTTGCCAGGGTTCAGGCCCTTGGAGGAGCAAAAGCGAATGATCTGGAGACAACTAACCGGATGGCTGTCCATGCACAGGGAACTTATGGGGCTGAGATGGAGCTTCACAAGAAATTTTCGGCGCTCCTGAAAATCACTGATGAAGAGCAGGAAAATTTCAAGCCTTCTCCAACAGCTTATGCTTATACCTCCCATTTGTACCGTGCAGCGTACAATGGAGATTTAGGGGAAACCATCGCAGCACTCCTTCCTTGCTACTGGCTGTACTACGAAATCGGGGAAAAACTGAAGGGCTCTTCTCCTGGAGAACCAATTTACCAGGAATGGATCGCCGCCTATGGAGGTGACTGGTTTAAGGAGCTTGTGGAAGAACAGATAACCAGGCTGGATCATCTTGCGGAAGCTGCATCTGAAACAGGGCGTAAAAAAATGGAGGAAAACTTTTTAATCAGCAGCGAGTATGAATTTTCTTTCTGGGATATGGCATACAGACTGGAAAAGTGGCCGAATGAAGACAGGGTTACAATATATGGAGTAAGCAGATAA
- a CDS encoding N-acetylglucosamine kinase, giving the protein MEYFIGIDGGGTKTACLFSAAGDSHFSPENSKFTIKGDATNPHAVSFPEMKNRLKLMFQEGMEKWSLSPRHCAGICAGLAGVGRPDDEKQAAALIQEAADELKFPEGITISVCSDTYVALRGALPPDAQEGILVISGTGSNSMGMASSGRTFKSGGWGHILGDEGGGFQIGLKALNHLTRAYDLRGEPTIMTKMAQEKYGWTELGEIRNFIYSQPLDKKVIANFAEVVIEASLKRDKVATGILEEAAEELIIHVESLHKQSEAFSKSTPVMVTGSIFTYSPIVTEYFRKQLQVRNLGQFSIPCKSPAEGAVAIAREQYNKNRKVR; this is encoded by the coding sequence ATGGAGTATTTTATTGGCATTGACGGTGGTGGCACAAAAACAGCCTGTTTGTTCAGTGCAGCTGGAGACAGCCATTTTTCTCCGGAAAATAGTAAGTTCACCATTAAAGGGGATGCCACTAATCCCCATGCAGTTAGTTTCCCTGAAATGAAAAACCGCCTGAAGCTAATGTTCCAGGAAGGAATGGAAAAATGGTCCTTATCCCCTCGGCATTGCGCTGGCATATGCGCTGGCCTGGCAGGTGTGGGGAGACCGGATGATGAAAAGCAGGCAGCAGCCCTCATTCAGGAAGCTGCTGATGAATTGAAATTTCCTGAAGGTATTACCATTTCTGTTTGTTCAGATACATATGTAGCTCTCCGTGGTGCACTTCCGCCAGATGCACAGGAAGGCATTCTTGTAATTTCAGGAACCGGCTCAAACTCTATGGGGATGGCTTCCTCCGGCAGGACGTTTAAAAGCGGTGGGTGGGGTCATATTCTCGGGGATGAAGGAGGAGGCTTTCAGATTGGCCTCAAAGCTTTGAACCATTTAACAAGAGCGTATGACTTACGTGGGGAACCAACGATTATGACTAAGATGGCACAGGAAAAATACGGCTGGACTGAGTTAGGGGAAATAAGAAATTTTATTTATTCCCAACCACTGGATAAAAAAGTCATCGCTAACTTTGCTGAAGTAGTTATTGAAGCATCTTTAAAAAGAGATAAAGTGGCAACCGGCATTTTAGAGGAAGCAGCTGAGGAACTGATTATTCATGTGGAAAGCCTGCATAAACAGTCGGAAGCCTTCAGTAAATCAACCCCTGTAATGGTTACAGGCTCCATATTTACCTATTCGCCGATTGTAACAGAATATTTCAGGAAGCAGCTTCAGGTAAGAAACCTTGGACAGTTTTCAATACCCTGTAAAAGCCCTGCTGAGGGTGCGGTTGCAATTGCGAGAGAACAGTATAACAAGAACAGAAAAGTCAGGTGA